The DNA region aaatttttctgccccagtttgcactaggaaaattttgttagttattgtaacaaaattccaaattacttctttattgaaagtaataaaaggtcgggaatggtgtaccccgAAAACAAatagagactagggaatggataccctatgtctaaaacaaaataaactagggagtggagaccgtatatTGGAAAACcggctagggattggtgtaccctgatactgataagaaaatgtaaccaggggttggtatcTTATATTATGAAAAAAGAATATAATGAGGGGTTGGtatcctgtattactgaaaagaatgtAGTCATGGGATGGcgtcctgtattactgaaagaaaatgtaaccaggggatggcaccctgtattacagaaaagaaatgtaaccaggggttggtgccctgtattactgaaatgaaaatgaatcccctgggcgaaaaggttctacctgggttaaactgcGAAAAGCgatcctgggcgaagagtacttctacccgtaatatgagctggatccccctaggtgaaaagtttctacctgggttaagctacgtaaaacagcctaagcgaagagtacttctacccagaactatgagatagatccccctaggcgaaaaggttctacctgggttaatctacataaaacatcctgagcgaagagtacttctacccagaaactatgagctagatccccctaggtgaaaaagttctacctgggttaagctacgaaaaacagcctgggcgaagagtacttctacccgaaaattatgagttggatccccctaggcgaaaaggttctacatgggttaagttATGAAAAATAGCCTGGGcaaagagtatttctacccggaactatgagctggatcccccaaggcaaaaaggttctacctgggttaagctatgtaaaacaagcctgggtgaagagtacttctacccggaaatatgagctggatccccctaggcgaaaaggttctacctgggttaagctacgaaaaatagcctgggcgaagagtacttctacctggaaactatgagctggatccccctaggagaaaaggttctacctgggttaagctacgagaaatagcttgggcgaagagtacttctatccggaactataagctggatcccctaggagaaaaggttctacctgggttaagctatgaaaaacaagCCTAGGCAAAGAacacttctacccggaactatgagctggatccccttaggcgaaaagattctacttgggttaagctacgaaaagcaagcctgggcgaagagtacttctacctggaaatatGAGCTGAATTCCCcaaggcaaaaaggttctacctggattaagctaCAAAAGTAATCTGTAATAGTGATGgatgctgaaaataaaagaaaatagagattTTGCGAAACtcacctttggtgacattcgtcctttaggaatcgccattctgcaatgctttgttcctgttgcaaacaaagaaaaattgtgagttttaaaagtggtggtcggttcgTGGCTTTGATAtctttggcagcttggctttgtgcccatcttctttttatgatgatttcaacCTGCCACTAGATATTCGTGAATACCATTTGCATTTTTGGCCCCGGAGAgacttttgacttttcaaacttttacatgacggtttgtcgcgtgggacttaaccttttcaactttattttgcctttttggcatttcactttcgacttctttcctccaaaactttcaatttcagagcattggggaacctttggcttttcaaacttttccaaaatggttagccacttgggacttaacctattcaacttcattttgTCTTGTAGGCattttcaatttgatttcctccttACAGGAGTTTTTGCTTTCTAAGCATCATCtgccatggccagtcggggtcgacttgatgcTCTTGTCGAGTCTGGGTGCCTtgttttgcatattagcttgtatcaaacgagAGCCTTGTAAATTAGTCTTGTCATCCTTTCTTTGCCTTAGTTTTTGGAATGGAGTTAGACCGAAAAGGATTCAAAGaacaacaaacaatggaatggacaatgaatttagacaagagatatccctttcggggaaaggaaagaaggacttatctggagtacatgcggacttaaATGAACATGGCATGTTTTGGGCTGGACACCTGATCCTTGTAAACCGTCCGACCGTTAAAAATTCATTACAACTTTTGCCtcgaaaccgagaaaccttgcccaggaTTGTGTCGATGCTAGtgactgtgaggatcctcttttcgatcattagtgccctttgcgggttttcaccagctgacctctctcatttctcttctcaccgtcaccttatagtgctctttgtgagttttcactaacatgACTGTCTCATTTTAGCTTCTTTACTCCCCATCGCCTTACTGTACCCGTGAgagtttttaccaataagaccctctcattttatttctctcgttTTAGTTGCATCAGATCCAAGTGAATGTATCCTCCAACtttgaacattctcgttgattgatcggaaaGACATGAAAAGGATTTTGGTAAAAaaagatttggattgaattataactttggaacctttcaggcgaaaccatcgccgaaccattataacatctgccccagtttcaacttttgggggaatgtggatttttgttttggtgtgactgaaccctaaAGAGAGGCTTCCTACGCATCcattcggaatcaagtcaaacgtagttcaaggtAACATgatctgtttttttttcttttgtctttctgtttattttgttttctttctctttccttttccttttttttcttcttttttttttctctcttgttttttttcttttcaataaatccttaggttccaaagagggtaatcaaagaaaggtaaccggctcaaagagttggcaaaaagggttaatggtgtttgggtagcgagaatgaaagccttcgtcatcccaatcaaaTAGCATTAAAGGTGCGTGAagggtcaaacatagtacctttttgGTTGCatcaatttggagccaatttcctttagcttcttcatgatgcgggagGATACATCTCATAACGAGTtaccccacttcaaattttctgggccgTACTTTTTGTTGTAGGCActagccattctttgttggtacagcTGCCCATGACCTCTATTTTAAAAGGCATTTCTGGGGCGAGCCCCGGGGCGAGGCATACCAAAAATGCCCCGGGGCGATAGTGTGGGGcaaaagtctcaagaggcgtacgccccgcAATTTGGGGCGTACGCCCGGGCATTCGGGGCATACGCCCGGGTGTTCGGGGCGCATTCttttagtaaggagtaagccccagagactttttcaaattaaaataaaatttgttgaattagtccttcatataatacccaaattctcaaaagtcagtgtggtaattactcaaaaggtttaaaaaggaactcaaaagtattaaatttaaaagtaaagaccttttttattgatttaaaccctaattcatggtttttctaattttttatcttatccgctagtctgctaatatctacCAAAcgcaacgaatatttaattttttttacaaatacaaagagaactacatttttcttcatagcagcaaattcaaagttcaaattgcaggttaatcatcctttttgttcctccatatagaaaactttattcttttagactcaaattatttgtgcttgtaagtaacgtataatagattgttctGATTAATTTTTttggggatggagcacacatatatagttttcttcaatttttatgtaattttacctgtttataaatattaattatcattatattattttataaaatattaaaaattaaatacctatggggcttacgccccgcgcctcggggcttacgccccgctgGGGCATATGTATAATGccccgccttacgcccacgccttttaaaacactacccgtgacaaactgcggccaatCGCTTTTTATCAATCAGTGTCAATTGTTCCAATCGAttcttgacccaatctttatcctcaatctcggcttcaatAATGATCCGAAAAGAGGAAATTTCAACTTCTTCTGATTTCATTCAGACTTGGCCTAGGCCTACTGTtccaattctttatttattttctcacaagccttATCTTCAATACATTatgcttcttgattcattatttcgaggtctgacaatATTTTAGGACctaggcatgaagtccgcaagcatgtcatgtcattaaaatctacattaacagaactgaaaagagaataagaaaggtgacaagattaagaaaagagttattcaatgaaatattaatttcatttgatttgattttttttttaaaaaaaaaagatagaagggtttacaatAGAAAGTAAGATAATAAAAGTAAAACGtccggattacaccctgaataatatggacgcagaaaagatagcaagaccggctaccgaAACTCCCATCTGACAATTTTGTTTTTTACTGGGCACAATTGTATTCAATAAGGATCAGTGAGGGGGGCTAGGCCTAACCTCATCAAATACAACTTGGTGATTCCATCACCCAAAACAaacaacagaaaaaaaaaaaaaaaaggaactagAGGAGAAATATACAGAAGGGGGTTCTCCCTCTGGGAAGATCGAAGGATACAACTCTAGCTGACAAAAAAATTAGCTTTGTCGAATTTGGTTCTGATACTTGGTATTTGCCACTTATCCAAGAGGAAATAGCCTTTAGCACATATAGGAAGTTGTTGATATGAGTTGATAGTCATGCTATTACCCGAGGTAGAGGCAAGTTTTGCAAGACAGTCTGCAACTTGGTTGCCTTCTCTGTAACAATGCCTAACTATTACATTGTCCCGTTGAATAGTCTGCAGCATTCTATCAATCGTTTGTTTGATTTTTCAGATTGTTGGTGTCCCTATTTATCAACATGTTTGcaatcaccatagaatcgagtttGAGGATAAAAATTAGTGTAGCCTTGTAGCTTGCACCATTTCATTCCAAACTCAGCAGCTAGAGCCTCCGCAGTATTATTGTTATCACACCGGATAGCCTTCGAGAAGGCCATAATAAGATCATTGTTGCTATTCCTTACGATGCCTCCTATACCTGCTTTGTTGTTTTCTCTGATGTAACTACCATCGTTATTAACTTTGATACATCCCTGATTTGGTATCGACCACAACACTTGACTTCATCTTTGCATTGGTTTCAACTTTTCAATTCTTTGGCAGAAACCTGGCCAAGTGAGGTGGTTGTCCCAGCTTAGTATAATCTTTGAAATGGCACCTTTGATATTCCAGATAGCTTGATGCACCATCATGTTGGgttggaacttcttctaattaCCATATTTGCACGATGTCTATTATTTCCATAGTTCCAAGCATATTGTTAAAGGAGCTATTTGAAGGATTAAGTTATGGACCCTATTCTTTGAGCTTGTTTCCCACCATCTCTTAAAGGTGCCCACCACCAGCTCTATTTGATACCTTATTCCCAGTGGATTGCCAATTATAttccatgttatttttgatgcCTCGCTTCCATTGAATACATGTTCCATAGTCTCCACTTGCGgcaaacaacaacaagaacatcTAGAAACAATGTTAGTGCCAAATTTACCAATAATATCATCAAATGGTAGTCGCCTTTTGAGTAACCTCCAGGATAGGAAGGAGATTTTAAAAGGTATAGACTTTTGCCAAATCTTACAAATGAAGTTATTCTTCTGCTTTTTCATTCGCACTAAGTGccaagccgatttattattgaACTGACCATCTTCAGCTAAATTCCATATTGGAAAGTCCTTAAGATTTCTGTTGCCAATATCCACCTTAGTAACAGTATCCAACAAGTGAGGAGGGATAGTGGCTGCAAATTTGTTGGTGTCCCAGGTACCTTCATGGATGAAATTTTTAACGAGTAGCTTGGGAGATTTAGCCGGGCCCTGAACTACCTTGGCCAAAGCAACTTTGTCCGTCCAGTTATCCCACCAGAAACTAGAGTTGCCTGCTTGAATTTTCCAAATGATATTTGGCTCAGCTTTGGTCCTTGCCTTCGTCAAATCTCTCCAAATGTGAGAGTCAGATGGGGTAGGAACTTTGGTAACCAAGTGAGCTCTTTTGCAATATTTAGCATTAAGGAAAGTGGCCAAGAGGGATGGTTGAGTCCTGAATCTCCACCATCTTTTCACAGAGAGCGGTTCAGTGATATCTTCCATTCTCCTGACCCCCACACCCCCACACACCCCCCATCTTTATGTAGGCAGAGATTGTTCCATGAGGACCAGTGATAGTTGTTTTTTCCTTCAGAAGACCCCCAGAAGAAATTGTTAAAGTATTTTTCCATAAGCTTGATGATGCCTTTGGGAGGGTTCATAATAGATAAAATGTAGGTAGTCAAGGATTGGAGGACATGTTTGATTAAGGTTATCTTCCCTCCGTAGGAAAGAATCTTCCCCTGCTAACCATTGAGTCTTTTCACAATTTTGGCTAGCATGCCATCAAAGATGCTAATTTTCTTCCTGCCATTGTAGATTGGACATCCGAGATAATTGAAGGGGAAGGGCTTGTCCATATAACCAGAATTTCTTATGATTCTATTAATTCTGCTACCAGAGGTGTTCGGAGCAGTAACAAAGAAACTCTTGTCGTTGTTCATTTTTTGACCTGATGGTTTTTTATACCTTTTTATCTGACTCTTAATGAGTTTTATCGAGTGCTTATCACCTCCAGTGAATATCATTATATCATCGACATAAGCAAGGTGAATAATGATAGGCCCTCTATGGTCCATGGAGAATGGGGTAAAGTTGTTGTGAGTAGTAATATTGTTTAAGGACCTGGACAGTACCTCAGCTCCAATAATGAACAGGGAAGGAGATAGCGGGTCAAATACTGAGATTTTTTAAAAATCGGATAAATTTTCTCTCTCCTATTTTCTTCCTTCTGATTTTCTCTCAAttcttatttttatgttttagaagCCGGTTAACATGCACAAACTGAATCAAACATAATatacatgtagcacataagatgcatcaggatggtcttgtaATTAtcgggtacacttgtcctagacgaactcaacccctgtgttgagtccccaaagtcaaatgcacatgatgcaaacaaacgttcctactagggatctgacatgaggctatgttattctaggtttaaaatcaTAGGGGGGGGATGTTTTAGACCTAGCTTACATAAGCGGATAGCTCGAGCCGAGGTGGTGGCAATGTagcgggagcacgaaagtctacccggcctagttactgatccagcctcattctatttggtatgacctctaacagaaaagtgggccacgcgcacgtgtgcaccataaattcagaagactcagaagggaggcgtaacAAGGCAgttatagttcaaataatatcaaagcggtaaatgagcgacaattagcacattaggcccacaaacacagtaatattaacaatcaaaaaagccaagtatagatcacattacaagctcgaattctgaaccctgaaccagaagttctgggttctttttcccagaagagtcgccagagctgtcacacctcatttttacccgagggataggggagtttttccaattaaagtgacattaattgaaatgagattatttatttaatttagagtctCCACTTAGGATAAtctatggtgtcccaagtcaccggtttattttaaaatcccaaatcgaggaaattgactcttatttatggtctgcgaacacagaggACCGGGTAaaaaattttgttaacccgggagaaggtgttaggcattttcggattttgtggttttagcacggtcgctttaatcatacctagcttaattaattatttaattacctatttt from Nicotiana tabacum cultivar K326 chromosome 24, ASM71507v2, whole genome shotgun sequence includes:
- the LOC142178057 gene encoding uncharacterized protein LOC142178057, with protein sequence MDHRGPIIIHLAYVDDIMIFTGGDKHSIKLIKSQIKRYKKPSGQKMNNDKSFFVTAPNTSGSRINRIIRNSGYMDKPFPFNYLGCPIYNGRKKISIFDGMLAKIVKRLNG